A single genomic interval of Devosia oryziradicis harbors:
- the dksA gene encoding RNA polymerase-binding protein DksA: MSSVAEVVEYRPSDDEPFMNPRQREYFRAKLNAWKDDILRESRETLENLQEESQNHPDMADRASSESDRSLELRTRDRQRKLISKIDAALKRIDDGTYGYCEETGDPIGIARLDARPIATLSLEAQEMHERREKVYRDE, encoded by the coding sequence ATGTCTTCGGTTGCAGAAGTGGTTGAATACCGGCCCAGTGACGACGAGCCGTTCATGAATCCCCGGCAGCGTGAGTATTTCCGGGCCAAGCTCAACGCATGGAAGGATGACATCCTCCGCGAGAGCCGCGAAACGCTCGAGAATTTGCAGGAAGAGAGCCAGAACCATCCGGATATGGCCGACCGTGCCAGCTCGGAAAGTGACCGCTCGCTCGAACTGCGCACCCGTGATCGGCAGCGCAAGCTCATCTCCAAGATCGACGCTGCGCTGAAGCGCATCGACGACGGCACCTATGGCTACTGCGAGGAGACCGGCGATCCCATTGGTATCGCGCGGCTCGATGCCCGCCCGATCGCGACGCTGAGCCTCGAGGCGCAGGAAATGCACGAGCGCCGCGAGAAGGTGTACCGGGACGAATAA
- a CDS encoding curlin — protein sequence MIRKLVMTAVAAVVISASAAPAMSNDIFVDQFGFGNATGGSQLGWNNKFGVKQTGNWNTGISHQTGGNNTSAIGQQGNNNYGDVWQNGWNNAGGVGQFGDNHTAVLTQDGNGNVAAGVQVGNGCNANVTQAGSGNVTAFVQACP from the coding sequence ATGATCCGCAAGCTCGTCATGACCGCAGTCGCCGCCGTCGTCATCAGCGCCTCGGCTGCCCCCGCCATGTCCAACGACATCTTTGTCGACCAGTTCGGCTTCGGCAACGCCACCGGCGGCAGCCAGCTCGGCTGGAACAACAAGTTTGGCGTCAAGCAGACTGGCAACTGGAACACCGGCATTTCCCACCAGACCGGCGGCAACAACACCAGCGCCATCGGCCAGCAGGGCAACAACAACTACGGCGATGTCTGGCAGAACGGCTGGAACAATGCCGGTGGCGTCGGCCAGTTTGGCGACAACCACACCGCAGTCCTGACCCAGGACGGCAATGGCAACGTCGCCGCCGGCGTGCAGGTCGGCAATGGTTGCAACGCCAATGTCACCCAGGCCGGTTCGGGCAACGTGACGGCTTTCGTCCAGGCCTGCCCCTGA
- a CDS encoding curlin, which yields MTTKFTKTFAAAVAAAVIGVAALAAPAMAAGQVSISFTPTDPEQQQALGTGLQLFSLMQGLSASGANASQHGNFNAAGFNQNGSGNHGLIVQEGNGHNGTISQNGNNNNCGLFQFGENTNGQCVQNGNGQSSVTTVFGF from the coding sequence ATGACCACCAAGTTCACCAAGACTTTCGCCGCCGCTGTCGCTGCCGCCGTCATTGGCGTCGCCGCCCTCGCCGCTCCTGCCATGGCCGCTGGCCAGGTGTCGATCAGCTTCACCCCCACCGACCCGGAACAGCAGCAGGCGCTCGGCACCGGCCTCCAGCTCTTCTCGCTGATGCAGGGTCTGTCGGCCTCAGGCGCCAATGCCAGCCAGCACGGCAACTTCAATGCCGCCGGCTTCAACCAGAATGGCTCGGGCAATCACGGCCTGATCGTCCAGGAAGGCAATGGCCACAACGGCACCATTTCCCAGAACGGCAACAACAACAATTGCGGCCTGTTCCAGTTCGGCGAGAACACCAATGGCCAATGCGTGCAGAACGGCAATGGCCAGTCCAGCGTCACGACGGTGTTTGGGTTCTAG
- a CDS encoding flagellar assembly protein FliX — translation MRIDTSNRTTGVGRGNAAGRSGSGVAFVPAGEDGPVRVAASAPAQAMTGIDAILALQAAEGPLTGRKKAVRRGASLLDSLEEMRTDLLIGRVDPERLDRMSAMLAEVRERSLPGLDALLDDIELRVRVELAKAGRYLPG, via the coding sequence TTGCGCATCGATACCAGCAACCGGACGACAGGCGTGGGCCGCGGCAATGCCGCAGGACGCTCGGGCTCGGGCGTGGCCTTCGTGCCGGCAGGGGAAGATGGGCCGGTGCGGGTGGCCGCGAGCGCTCCGGCTCAGGCAATGACGGGTATCGACGCGATCCTGGCTTTGCAGGCTGCCGAAGGTCCGCTGACCGGACGCAAGAAGGCCGTGCGGCGTGGCGCCTCGTTGCTCGACAGTCTCGAAGAAATGCGCACCGATCTGCTGATCGGCAGGGTCGATCCCGAGCGGCTGGACCGAATGTCGGCCATGCTGGCTGAAGTGCGCGAACGCTCCCTGCCGGGCCTTGATGCCCTGCTCGATGACATCGAGTTGCGGGTGCGGGTGGAACTGGCCAAGGCGGGCCGTTACCTACCGGGCTGA
- a CDS encoding alpha-2-macroglobulin family protein has protein sequence MLQVAGKLRALGLALLLAMVAPAMAADHKITLLEDADLPGFDYSIIRDTDLDSCSAACADDNICRAFTFNPQAKWCFLKGTAGEPTEFAGATSGRISRAPSPAVTDAVRQAELPFPAQGIIDTARSFAAGLPESDAPPPKVTYAGLVESAEEAVAADNFAAAIVAYKQALAINANDRAVWQALAQAALTQAEAVAGQSDGDGGSSLAYLATSAAMNAFLRSTEVQDRADALAALANAMEYREMWREVIASYRLSLELAANDAVEAHLDEVVAQHGFRVTDHVVDADAASPRICAVFSESLPYSTTDLSAYVVVADMPQASVEAEDQQVCVDGLLHGSRYSIRLRAGLPSVDGEALLKDVVLDVYVPDRSPFVGFANDAYVMPAGLGGGLPITSVNADVAQVMIYRVGDRSIATAVRDGIFQGSLTEYDAEDIADRVGEEVWKGEVDLARGEANELTTTAIPVAETIGQMEAGAYVITAKIKDENSEYWDSVATQWFIVTDIGLTTISGDDGVHAFVRGLDDAQPIAGASVRLVARNNEILGEATTDADGRAIFAPGLARGEGGRAPQLLVAETGDGDYAFLDLSRPAFDLTDRGVEGRPSPGPLDVFATTERGVYRPGETVYLTALLRDERAEAVTGLPLTLEVERPDGVVASKQVLNDRGAGGYFVALPMVEEAMRGSWTARLYADPEGEALSSTSFLVEDFEPERLAFDVTAPEGPMAIGEVTPVDVAAKYLYGATAPNLAVEADAIISPRTTLDAFPGYTFGRVDDTAETSREPLGLVGTTDEAGNAVAEIVLPEPYATTRPLEAQVLLRLVDSNGRTIERSISRPVLATVDRIGIKPTFDDASGLAEGSQASFDIVAVSPEGEAIAKTGLNWTISRIDTNYQWYRNGSTWQWEAITTSREIATGTVDTPEGGPVTIGANVDWGLYRVEVESTGDNPTSSSYEFYAGYYYAEAGSDTPDTLQVALDKSAYKVGDTAQLKLDPQFAGTALVMVVDNRVIAMEAVEVPEGGTTVPLEVTEEWGPGAYVTAILYRPSDAAEKRMPSRALGLAFADVEPGDRKLDVSLDAPEVTLPRQSFTTTVELGNLAAGQKAYVAVAAVDLGILNLTNFKTPDPDGWYFGQRQLGMEVRDLYGSLIDPTQGLAGAMRSGGDGESSRTGTPPATSVLVALHSGIVEVDAEGKATITFDMPDFSGTVRVMAMAWTDTAVGHASADVIVRDPVVVTLSPPRFLRVGDESRLLVEINNIDGESGTYGVSLATGNGIATPAEDTEVELEKGNRTALELNLNGMQIGDWPVVLTITAPDGSTQTKELLLGVRPTSAPITTSRMVPIKAGETVTIGPDYFDSYMANTGAMTLAIGPIARLDVPGLLLALDRYPYGCAEQLSSRALPLLYLNDVAKLLGIAEDDKLNQTVIDTIANLLSKQSSAGGFGLWGPFDGGDLWLDGFVTDFLLRAKAAGYEVPEQAMTMAFDNLANQLSYAADFENGGEDIAYALYDLARAGRVSMGDLRYYHEARLNAFGSALAQAQLGAALSLYGDPTRANSAFAAAVAKLSEPDNARRYRADYGTRMRDLAGVLALAAEFKPEGVDLTDLANQLAKLRDRAKYTSTQEDSWTLLAAAALGASATDGSVTLDGEALTGQVYRRYDQAGFEAVEVANTGAIDTEAKVTVTGFPVEPPPESSNGFTITREYYLPDGTPIDPQAAPIAQNERLVVVIRVRPQNLGSGQYMVADPLPAGFEIENPDLSAGSGVADFSWLTLDSATHVESRTDQYVAAFRYYDSTSTFTTAYMARAVSPGTFVLPGATVEDMYRPEFRANTAAGAIEVTPTGP, from the coding sequence ATGTTGCAGGTCGCTGGGAAATTGCGCGCGCTTGGTCTTGCGCTGCTTCTAGCCATGGTCGCACCGGCGATGGCGGCGGATCACAAGATCACGCTGCTCGAGGATGCCGACCTTCCCGGCTTCGATTATTCGATCATCCGCGATACCGATCTCGACAGCTGCAGCGCCGCCTGCGCCGACGACAATATCTGCCGCGCCTTCACCTTCAATCCCCAGGCGAAGTGGTGTTTCCTCAAGGGCACGGCCGGCGAGCCGACCGAATTCGCCGGCGCTACCTCCGGCCGGATCAGCCGCGCGCCTTCCCCCGCGGTCACCGACGCCGTGCGCCAGGCCGAACTGCCGTTTCCCGCCCAGGGTATCATCGACACCGCCCGCAGCTTTGCCGCCGGCCTGCCCGAGAGCGATGCGCCGCCGCCCAAGGTGACCTATGCCGGTCTGGTCGAATCCGCCGAGGAAGCGGTCGCGGCGGACAATTTCGCTGCCGCTATCGTGGCTTACAAGCAAGCGCTCGCCATCAATGCCAATGACCGCGCGGTCTGGCAGGCGCTGGCACAGGCCGCCTTGACCCAGGCAGAGGCAGTCGCGGGGCAGTCTGACGGCGATGGCGGCAGCAGCCTGGCTTATCTCGCCACCTCGGCAGCGATGAACGCCTTTCTGCGCTCCACCGAGGTGCAGGATCGGGCCGATGCGCTGGCTGCCCTGGCCAATGCCATGGAATATCGCGAGATGTGGCGCGAGGTGATCGCCAGTTATCGCCTGAGCCTCGAGCTGGCCGCCAATGACGCCGTGGAGGCTCATCTTGACGAGGTTGTCGCCCAGCACGGCTTCCGCGTGACCGACCACGTCGTGGATGCCGATGCTGCCTCGCCGCGCATCTGCGCCGTCTTCTCGGAATCCTTGCCCTATTCGACGACGGACCTGTCGGCCTATGTCGTGGTGGCGGACATGCCGCAGGCTTCTGTCGAAGCCGAAGACCAGCAGGTTTGCGTCGACGGTTTGCTGCATGGCAGCCGCTATTCCATCCGTCTGCGTGCCGGCCTGCCGTCGGTCGATGGCGAAGCGCTGCTCAAGGATGTGGTGCTCGACGTCTATGTGCCCGATCGCTCGCCTTTTGTCGGCTTTGCCAACGACGCTTATGTCATGCCGGCTGGCCTGGGCGGCGGGTTGCCGATCACCTCTGTCAACGCCGATGTCGCGCAGGTCATGATCTACCGCGTGGGCGATCGCTCGATCGCCACAGCCGTGCGCGACGGTATCTTCCAGGGCAGCCTGACCGAGTATGACGCGGAGGACATTGCCGATCGCGTCGGCGAGGAGGTCTGGAAGGGCGAGGTCGATCTCGCTCGCGGCGAGGCCAACGAGCTGACGACTACTGCCATTCCGGTCGCGGAAACCATCGGCCAGATGGAGGCGGGCGCCTATGTCATCACGGCCAAGATCAAGGACGAGAATTCCGAATATTGGGACAGCGTCGCCACGCAGTGGTTCATCGTCACCGATATTGGCCTCACCACCATTTCCGGCGATGACGGCGTCCATGCCTTCGTGCGCGGGCTCGACGATGCCCAGCCGATCGCAGGAGCCTCGGTCCGCCTGGTCGCACGCAATAACGAAATCCTGGGCGAAGCCACCACCGATGCCGATGGCCGCGCCATCTTCGCGCCGGGCCTGGCGCGCGGCGAAGGGGGCAGGGCGCCGCAGCTGCTGGTCGCTGAAACCGGTGACGGCGACTACGCCTTCCTCGACCTGAGCCGCCCGGCTTTCGACCTGACCGATCGCGGTGTCGAAGGACGCCCTTCGCCCGGTCCGCTCGACGTCTTTGCCACGACCGAACGCGGCGTCTATCGCCCCGGCGAGACGGTCTATCTCACGGCTCTGCTGCGCGATGAGCGCGCGGAAGCGGTCACCGGCCTGCCGTTGACGCTGGAAGTCGAGCGCCCCGATGGCGTCGTCGCCAGCAAGCAGGTGCTTAACGACCGGGGGGCTGGCGGCTATTTCGTCGCTCTGCCCATGGTCGAGGAAGCCATGCGCGGCTCCTGGACGGCCCGGCTTTATGCCGATCCGGAGGGGGAGGCGCTGTCGAGCACCAGTTTCCTGGTGGAGGACTTCGAGCCCGAACGGCTGGCCTTCGACGTTACCGCGCCTGAGGGTCCGATGGCTATTGGCGAGGTCACCCCGGTGGATGTGGCTGCCAAGTACCTCTATGGCGCCACCGCGCCGAACCTGGCGGTCGAGGCCGATGCGATCATCAGTCCGCGGACGACGCTCGACGCGTTTCCCGGCTATACTTTCGGCCGCGTCGACGACACGGCTGAAACCAGCCGCGAACCGCTAGGCCTAGTCGGCACCACTGACGAAGCCGGCAATGCCGTGGCTGAAATCGTGCTGCCGGAACCCTATGCCACCACGCGTCCACTCGAGGCACAGGTCTTACTGCGTCTCGTCGACAGCAATGGCCGCACTATCGAGCGCAGCATCAGCCGTCCGGTGCTGGCCACTGTAGATCGCATCGGCATCAAGCCGACCTTCGATGACGCCTCGGGTCTCGCCGAGGGCAGCCAGGCCAGCTTCGATATCGTGGCCGTCTCGCCCGAAGGGGAGGCGATCGCCAAGACAGGCCTCAACTGGACCATCTCGCGCATCGACACCAACTACCAGTGGTACCGCAACGGCAGCACCTGGCAGTGGGAAGCCATCACGACGTCGCGTGAAATCGCGACCGGCACGGTCGATACGCCCGAGGGTGGGCCGGTCACCATCGGCGCCAATGTCGATTGGGGCCTCTACCGCGTCGAGGTGGAAAGCACCGGCGATAACCCGACGTCGTCGAGCTACGAATTCTATGCCGGCTACTACTATGCCGAGGCCGGTTCGGACACGCCTGATACGCTGCAGGTCGCGCTCGACAAGTCGGCCTACAAGGTCGGCGACACAGCGCAACTCAAGCTCGATCCGCAATTCGCCGGCACTGCGCTGGTGATGGTGGTGGACAACCGTGTCATCGCCATGGAGGCCGTCGAGGTCCCCGAAGGCGGCACCACGGTGCCGCTTGAGGTTACCGAGGAATGGGGCCCGGGCGCCTATGTCACGGCGATCCTTTATCGTCCCTCCGATGCGGCCGAAAAGCGCATGCCTTCACGCGCCCTGGGCCTGGCGTTTGCCGATGTGGAGCCCGGCGATCGCAAGCTCGACGTCTCTCTCGACGCGCCTGAAGTCACTCTGCCGCGGCAGAGCTTCACCACCACGGTTGAGCTCGGCAACCTGGCTGCAGGGCAGAAGGCCTATGTTGCCGTTGCCGCGGTCGACCTTGGAATCCTCAACCTTACCAACTTCAAGACGCCCGACCCGGACGGCTGGTATTTCGGCCAGCGCCAGCTCGGCATGGAGGTGCGTGACCTTTATGGTTCGCTGATCGACCCGACCCAGGGCCTGGCCGGTGCCATGCGCTCGGGCGGCGACGGCGAATCCTCGCGCACCGGCACGCCGCCCGCGACCTCGGTCCTCGTTGCCCTCCATTCGGGTATTGTCGAGGTCGATGCCGAGGGCAAGGCCACGATCACCTTCGACATGCCGGACTTCTCCGGCACGGTTCGGGTCATGGCCATGGCCTGGACGGACACGGCAGTGGGGCATGCCTCGGCCGACGTCATCGTTCGCGATCCTGTCGTCGTCACGCTCAGCCCGCCGCGCTTCCTGCGTGTCGGCGATGAATCGCGCCTCCTAGTCGAGATCAACAATATCGATGGCGAGTCAGGCACCTACGGCGTTTCGCTCGCAACCGGAAACGGCATTGCCACCCCGGCCGAGGACACGGAGGTCGAGCTCGAAAAGGGCAACCGGACGGCGCTCGAGCTGAACCTTAACGGCATGCAGATCGGCGATTGGCCGGTCGTGCTGACCATTACCGCACCCGATGGCAGTACCCAGACCAAGGAACTTCTGCTCGGCGTGCGGCCGACCAGTGCGCCAATTACGACAAGCCGCATGGTGCCCATCAAGGCGGGTGAAACCGTCACCATCGGGCCGGACTACTTCGACAGCTACATGGCCAATACCGGGGCGATGACCCTGGCCATCGGCCCGATTGCACGTCTCGACGTGCCCGGCCTGCTGCTGGCGCTCGACCGTTACCCCTATGGTTGCGCTGAACAGCTCTCGAGCCGTGCGCTGCCGCTGCTTTACCTCAACGACGTGGCCAAACTGCTCGGCATCGCGGAGGATGACAAGCTCAACCAGACCGTTATCGACACCATCGCCAACCTCCTGTCCAAGCAGAGTTCGGCCGGTGGCTTCGGCCTCTGGGGGCCATTCGATGGCGGCGACCTGTGGCTGGACGGCTTCGTCACCGACTTCCTGCTGCGCGCCAAAGCGGCCGGCTACGAGGTGCCCGAGCAGGCCATGACCATGGCCTTCGACAACCTGGCCAACCAGCTGTCGTATGCCGCCGACTTCGAAAATGGCGGCGAGGACATCGCCTACGCGCTCTACGATCTGGCGCGCGCCGGGCGGGTGTCGATGGGCGACCTGCGCTACTATCACGAGGCGCGCCTCAACGCCTTCGGTTCGGCACTGGCTCAGGCGCAACTGGGCGCAGCCCTGTCGCTCTATGGCGATCCGACCCGAGCCAACTCCGCCTTTGCGGCGGCGGTGGCCAAGCTCAGCGAGCCGGACAATGCCCGGCGCTATCGCGCCGACTATGGCACCCGCATGCGTGATCTGGCGGGCGTGCTGGCCCTGGCAGCCGAGTTCAAGCCCGAGGGTGTGGACCTGACCGACCTTGCCAACCAGTTGGCCAAGCTGCGCGACCGGGCGAAGTACACCTCTACCCAGGAAGACAGCTGGACCCTGCTGGCCGCTGCGGCTCTGGGCGCCTCGGCGACGGATGGCTCGGTGACGCTCGACGGCGAGGCCCTGACCGGCCAGGTATACCGCCGCTACGACCAGGCGGGCTTCGAAGCGGTGGAGGTTGCCAATACCGGTGCCATCGACACCGAAGCCAAGGTGACGGTGACCGGCTTCCCGGTCGAGCCACCGCCCGAATCCAGCAACGGCTTCACCATCACCCGCGAATACTATCTGCCCGACGGCACGCCGATTGATCCGCAGGCGGCGCCGATCGCGCAGAACGAGCGGCTGGTCGTGGTGATCCGGGTGCGGCCACAGAACCTTGGATCAGGGCAGTACATGGTGGCCGATCCGCTGCCCGCAGGCTTCGAGATCGAAAATCCCGACCTCTCGGCCGGCAGTGGCGTGGCCGACTTCAGCTGGCTGACGCTCGACAGCGCCACCCATGTGGAGTCCCGCACCGACCAGTATGTGGCGGCCTTCCGCTACTACGACAGCACCAGTACCTTCACCACCGCCTACATGGCGCGTGCAGTGTCGCCGGGTACCTTCGTGTTGCCAGGGGCCACCGTGGAGGACATGTATCGCCCCGAATTCCGGGCGAACACGGCGGCCGGCGCCATCGAGGTGACGCCGACCGGGCCATGA
- the pbpC gene encoding penicillin-binding protein 1C: MSTDQPKPFFWTRWLTLTGFSIFVLACAGAIQLSSAITTIWATLPPTPDVATLPVSVAVTDRDGLLLRPFTTADGRWRLPVEQAAIDPRFIKMLIAYEDRGFAEHDGIAWSSMFRAAGQFIGAGGRVVSGGSTLTMQVARLIEGEPTRNLWGKLRQMVHADRLEHDLSKDQILHLYLTLAPYGGNIEGIRAASLAYFGKEPTRLTTAEAALLVALPQSPEARRPDRDPVAAQRSRDMVLDRLVAMGALLAEDAAAAKREPVPTARREFPMLAAHMAEQAVKAQPAARAVRLTIDKRLQDALEHLAAGRARLIDPRVSVAIVAADIKSGEVLASVGSAGLLNSDSAGFVDMTNAVRSPGSTLKPLIYGLAFELGLAHPESLIEDRPTAFGAYVPVNFDGFSRGTVTIHDALTESLNIPAVVVLDAVGPARLVSRLRRAHADPRLPVDTAPSLAVGLGGVGITLRDLVSVYAAIGNGGTPVRLYDGVGPKPAAEIAAPVLDPVSAWYVSDILADVPPPLNGSPGRIAYKTGTSYGYRDGWAIGFDGKTVVGVWVGRPDGAPVPGLSGIVGAAPILFEAFDRLGDRKAPLPRAPQGAVLASNTELPTPLRRFRHPDEDMVARVAAPEIAFPGNGVDVDLGLTGGDASPLMVKVRNGVPPFIFFANGAPFGRPEFARQSLWTPDGPGYVTLSVVDAEGRADTVTVFLN; the protein is encoded by the coding sequence ATGAGCACCGATCAGCCCAAACCCTTCTTTTGGACCCGCTGGCTGACCCTCACGGGCTTCAGCATCTTTGTTCTCGCCTGCGCCGGAGCCATCCAGCTCAGCTCGGCGATAACCACCATCTGGGCCACGCTGCCGCCGACGCCCGACGTCGCGACGCTGCCGGTTTCCGTCGCCGTCACCGACCGCGACGGTTTGCTGCTCCGACCCTTCACCACAGCCGACGGCCGCTGGCGCCTGCCAGTCGAGCAGGCTGCCATCGATCCGCGCTTCATCAAGATGCTGATCGCCTATGAGGATCGCGGTTTTGCCGAGCATGACGGCATTGCCTGGAGCTCGATGTTTCGCGCGGCGGGGCAGTTCATCGGCGCTGGCGGGCGCGTCGTTTCTGGCGGATCGACGCTGACCATGCAGGTGGCCCGCCTGATCGAAGGCGAGCCGACGCGTAACCTCTGGGGCAAGCTGCGCCAGATGGTGCATGCCGACCGGCTGGAGCACGATCTGAGCAAGGACCAGATCCTCCATCTCTACCTGACGCTGGCGCCTTACGGCGGCAATATCGAGGGCATTCGTGCGGCCAGCCTCGCCTATTTCGGCAAGGAGCCGACGCGGTTGACCACCGCCGAGGCGGCGCTCCTCGTGGCCTTGCCCCAATCGCCCGAGGCGCGCCGGCCTGATCGTGATCCGGTGGCCGCGCAGCGCAGCCGCGACATGGTGCTCGACCGCCTCGTGGCGATGGGAGCACTGCTGGCGGAGGACGCTGCGGCCGCCAAGCGCGAGCCGGTGCCAACGGCGCGGCGCGAATTCCCCATGCTGGCCGCCCACATGGCCGAGCAGGCGGTCAAGGCGCAGCCCGCGGCGCGCGCGGTACGGCTCACCATCGACAAGCGATTGCAGGACGCGCTGGAGCACCTCGCCGCCGGTCGCGCGCGGTTGATCGACCCCAGGGTGTCGGTGGCTATCGTCGCCGCCGATATAAAAAGCGGCGAGGTTCTTGCCTCGGTGGGGTCGGCAGGTTTGCTCAACAGCGACAGCGCTGGCTTTGTCGACATGACCAACGCCGTCCGTTCGCCCGGGTCGACCCTTAAGCCCTTGATCTATGGCCTGGCCTTCGAGCTTGGCCTGGCGCATCCCGAAAGCCTGATCGAAGATCGGCCCACTGCCTTCGGCGCTTATGTCCCCGTCAACTTCGACGGCTTCAGTCGTGGCACCGTCACCATCCACGATGCCCTCACCGAGTCGCTGAACATTCCCGCAGTTGTGGTGCTCGACGCGGTCGGGCCGGCGCGGCTGGTGTCACGCCTGCGCCGGGCCCATGCCGATCCGCGGCTGCCGGTCGATACCGCGCCCAGCCTGGCGGTTGGCCTGGGCGGCGTCGGCATCACCCTGCGCGACCTGGTATCGGTCTATGCGGCGATCGGCAATGGCGGCACGCCCGTCCGGCTTTATGACGGGGTCGGGCCCAAGCCGGCGGCTGAGATAGCGGCGCCGGTGCTCGATCCTGTGTCGGCCTGGTATGTGTCCGATATCCTGGCCGATGTGCCGCCGCCGCTTAATGGCTCGCCGGGCCGCATCGCCTACAAGACCGGCACGTCCTATGGTTATCGCGATGGCTGGGCCATTGGCTTTGATGGCAAGACGGTCGTCGGCGTCTGGGTCGGCCGGCCCGATGGTGCTCCCGTGCCTGGTCTTTCGGGCATTGTCGGAGCAGCACCTATCCTCTTCGAGGCCTTCGATCGCCTCGGCGACCGCAAGGCGCCGCTGCCGCGTGCGCCCCAGGGAGCCGTGCTGGCGTCCAACACCGAGCTGCCCACGCCCCTCCGCCGCTTCCGTCACCCCGATGAAGACATGGTGGCCCGCGTTGCTGCCCCCGAGATCGCCTTTCCCGGCAATGGCGTCGATGTGGACCTCGGGCTGACCGGCGGCGACGCATCGCCGCTGATGGTCAAGGTGCGCAACGGCGTGCCGCCGTTCATTTTCTTTGCCAACGGCGCCCCCTTTGGCCGCCCCGAATTTGCCCGCCAGAGCCTGTGGACGCCGGATGGGCCGGGTTATGTCACGCTTTCGGTGGTCGATGCCGAGGGCAGGGCCGACACGGTGACGGTGTTCTTGAATTGA
- the csgH gene encoding curli-like amyloid fiber formation chaperone CsgH encodes MTIPSRRSSAIALGLLVATLAAGAGFANSGTATQCGIAKSTQGGMLALEGTILSPVAVSGEYRFAIQSSGNGGSSNISQGGYFTANANQATPLGKVLINAGSNYSVVFDVTAGGKKIDCDQDIASLR; translated from the coding sequence ATGACCATTCCATCCCGGCGCAGCAGCGCCATCGCCCTCGGCCTTTTGGTCGCTACCCTGGCGGCAGGTGCCGGTTTCGCCAATTCCGGGACAGCCACCCAGTGCGGTATCGCCAAAAGCACGCAGGGCGGCATGCTTGCCCTCGAAGGCACCATTCTGAGCCCCGTCGCTGTGAGCGGCGAGTACCGCTTCGCCATCCAAAGCTCAGGCAATGGTGGCTCGTCCAACATCAGCCAGGGCGGCTATTTCACCGCCAATGCCAACCAAGCCACCCCGCTTGGCAAGGTGCTGATCAATGCCGGCTCCAACTACAGCGTCGTCTTCGACGTCACCGCCGGCGGCAAGAAGATCGATTGCGACCAGGACATTGCGAGCCTGCGTTGA